DNA from Mobula hypostoma chromosome 4, sMobHyp1.1, whole genome shotgun sequence:
accgGCAACCCTGGTTCAACCcagactctctctctcagtctgggGTTTGCACATTTCTCTTGTGATTGCATGTTTTCTCCTGGGTGCTGCAGCTTCCTCCCATATCGCTAAAGACGTGCACCTCGATAGGTTAATTTCTGACTGtaccctagtgtgtaggtgagcggTAGAATCTGGGGCAGAATTAATGGGAGTATGGGTAGAATGACATTATTGTCAGCACGGACTCAGCTGTAATTAAGGCCTGTTAGTGCTGTAAAACTATCTCATCCAGCCTAATTAGTTAGTTTTGTCTTATCTGCGAAAAGGgaataaacaggaaattagataAACTGGAGGGTCCAGAAGCTTACGAAGTCGGTTTTAATACATGGTATGTGTTAGTATTTCTGTATGTTTTACAAGCTCTGTAAAGAGTAGGGTTAGATGGAGGGTCAATCAGTGAACTAGAGTAGAGAAGGGATGTAACTCTGGAACCAGTGGTGATGGGAGAAAAACACAAAAGCTGAgaagatgaaaaacaaatcatTTGGCAAAACTGGGCCAGGTTCAATAACCTTAATAATTTGGTGAATCTTGAAACTTCCTTTGAGACCACAGGTTATGAACCCATGATACAAATTCAAGCTGTTGTGATTATTACAAATCATTCTGAAAGTAATCCTAATATTTAGAAAGTTGACAGTTAGGAAGAAGATGAAAATATGCTACAAGTTCATATTATTTAATACAAAGAATGACATTACAACAATGCCAACTTTAGTTATGAGGCATTTTAGGATGCACCATTTAATTAAATATGTTGGCTTCAGACTCTCAGATCCAATGACATTTTCAGAATTGAAGAGCTGCAGTGAGATCTCTgaccattttatttatttatatttatatatcaaAAAATTTGTGAAATTCTACATTCAGTAGAATAACATTTTGCCCAATTTAAATCTCTCAAACTATATAGCCTGTTGAAATTTATTTGGACAGACTAGAGTCAATGAAATATAATATATCTAGTATTTCTTTCTCTTCAAAGCCTGTTTAGTTTCAAGTTCTCAAATTTCTCTGGTAATGCTTTGCAATAGAGTTTGTAGGTAAGTCCTGTATAAACAGCTGAAAACTCTCTCATAGTTAAATCAATCTTTTCAAACCCTTCTCTATATCCATATAACAATAGCTTGGCTATCCTGCTGGTTATAGGTGTTGCATGCTCTGTTTGAGTCAGCTCCTCGAGGTCCATCCATTCACACCGTATGCATTCTTCTTGGGAAAAATTGATATCAAATGAGAGAGCTTTCAGACGACAAATAATGTATAAATCTGACTTCCCAAATGCTCCTGGATGCTTGTGTTGTTGCCTGATGCTTAAAAGTGATTTAAATGTGGATCTTATTCCCGTCTCTTCAAAGACTTCTCGGACTGCTGTGTCTCCTAGAATCAACACCCAGATTTAATTGTAAATGCTTCTGAAAAATATTTTAAGTGATACATAAAAATGCTTAAGATGTTAAATGTAAACATTAAACAGACTCAGTGTGAATAGGTTGTTTTCTAGAGTAGTTAGGGTTGTCATAAATCTAATGACAGTTAAAATTGCACACAATTTTTTTCAGTTCCCAGCAAATTGCAGATGTCTTCATAATGTTGTTTAACAGTGCACCTGTAAGTCAAGTGTGCATTCCAGCAGAAGATATTTTTCCTTAAGAAACCAATCATAATTGTCACTGGATACTATTAAACACTGATTTATGTCACTATAAAAACAATTTTATACAACATGTATAAAAATACTTTGTAAACTTCTGAGAACTGAAAGCAGATTATCTATGCATCCTTTAATTTAATGTCTGTAGACTTGAGGAACAGTATTCTGAAATGATAACCAAATTAATGTTTTCATTAAACAATGCTTGGTTATTTTTGTTAGGTAGGAGTAGTttagaaaggaaaagagaaattgcctttaaactcacgagagagcataggccatcaactttttgctgttgatgtttctgtagcaggcaattttttttttatgtgGCCGAGTTGCTAggttgacgctcaacccagcacgaatggaaagcgtgccgggggagccagctggattcggactcgggagccttcactccgaagtctggcgctgatgccactacaccaccagcaagCAAAAGTGGTTTAACTTTTATGCAAATTAACAATTGTTTATTAAGCATTTAgattttaaagctttttttttaccatgggcTCTGCTCTTGAGGTCATAAGGTTGTATGTGGTTGCTTGCTAAATCCGAAGGTTGCACAAAATTGTAAGCAGTAGAAATTTGTTCTTAAACCACATTAGTATGGCAGATGTTGGAGGTGAGAGCATATCTAGGGAACAGATTACACATCATCAAAGTCAGTG
Protein-coding regions in this window:
- the nudt6 gene encoding nucleoside diphosphate-linked moiety X motif 6 isoform X3; translated protein: MNAWKFPGGLSDLGEDIGDTAVREVFEETGIRSTFKSLLSIRQQHKHPGAFGKSDLYIICRLKALSFDINFSQEECIRCEWMDLEELTQTEHATPITSRIAKLLLYGYREGFEKIDLTMREFSAVYTGLTYKLYCKALPEKFENLKLNRL